One Loxodonta africana isolate mLoxAfr1 chromosome 15, mLoxAfr1.hap2, whole genome shotgun sequence genomic window carries:
- the LOC100657596 gene encoding olfactory receptor 143-like: protein MKNDSSVIEFILMGLTDEPELQLPLFFLLLVSYMVTVMGNLSLINLICLNSHLHTPMYFFLFNLSFIDLCYSLVFTPKMLMSFISEKNIISFSGCMTQLFFYCFFVNSECYVLTAMAYDRYVAICKPLLYTVTMSPKFCSMLMSGSYMMGFAGAMVHTGCMMRLIFCESNIINHYMCDIFPLLQLSCSSTYANELVVSIIVGTVVIASSLIIFLSYVLILFNILHMSSSKIWSKAFSTCGSHIITVGLFYGFGMLTYVKPSSAGFVGQEKFFSVFYTNVVPMLNPLIYSFRNKDVKLALKKTVKRITN, encoded by the coding sequence ATGAAAAATGACTCTTCAGTGATTGAGTTTATTCTTATGGGATTAACAGACGAACCTGAGCTTCAGCtgcccctgttttttctgttgttggtGAGCTACATGGTCACCGTGATGGGGAATTTAAGCTTAATCAATCTGATTTGCCTGAATTCTCACCTTCACACccccatgtattttttcctctttaatcTGTCCTTCATTGACCTCTGCTATTCACTTGTCTTTACTCCCAAAATGCTGATGAGCTTTATTTCAGAGAAGAATATTATCTCCTTTTCAGGATGCATGACTCAGCTATTTTTCTACTGCTTCTTTGTCAACTCTGAGTGCTATGTGTTGACAgccatggcctatgatcgctacgTGGCTATCTGCAAGCCCCTGCTGTACACAGTCACCATGTCCCCTAAGTTCTGTTCCATGCTGATGTCTGGTTCATATATGATGGGTTTTGCTGGTGCCATGGTGCACACAGGTTGTATGATGAGGTTGATCTTTTGTGAGTCCAACATCATCAACCATTACATGTGTGACATATTCCCACTCCTCCAGCTCTCCTGCAGCAGCACCTATGCCAATGAGCTTGTGGTTTCCATTATTGTAGGTACAGTTGTCATAGCATCTAGCCTCATTATCTTTCTCTCTTATGTTTTGATTCTTTTCAATATCCTTCACATGTCATCATCTAAGATTTGGTCCAAAGCCTTCAGCACCTGTGGCTCCCACATAATAACTGTTGGTCTATTCTATGGTTTCGGAATGCTCACTTATGTCAAACCATCATCTGCTGGGTTTGTGGGACAGGAAAAATTtttctcagtgttttataccaaTGTGGTACCAATGCTGAATCCCCTCATCTACAGCTTCAGAAACAAGGATGTCAAACTTGCTCTGAAGAAAACTGTGAAGAGAATTACAAATTGA